The following is a genomic window from Parasegetibacter sp. NRK P23.
TCCTTCCAGCACCGCTTCATCATCTGCATTCATCAACGCCTTATCAATCGCGTTCACCACGAATTCCATATGTTCTTCCTTCATGCCCCTGCTCGTAATAGCCGCCACGCCAAAACGGATACCGGAAGTTACGAAAGCGCTCTTATCATCATAAGGAACCATATTCTTATTAGCGGTAATATCTGCCTTACCCAGCACCAGTTCCGCTTTTTTACCCGAGATATTTTTATTGCGGAGATCGATCAGCATCAGGTGGTTATCGGTTCCGCCGCTGATGATCTGGTAGCCGCGGTCGGTGAATGCTTTGGCCATGGCCTGCGCGTTTTTGATCACTTGTTGGGCGTACACGGTAAATTCGTCGCTGAGGATTTCACCGAAGGCCACTGCTTTGGCGGCGATCACGTGTTCCAGCGGACCACCTTGTGTACCGGGGAACACGGCCATATCGATGAGGTTGCTCATCATGCGGGTGTTGCCTTTCACATCGGTAAGACCAAATGGGTTCTCGAAATCTTTGTGCATCATAATCACACCACCGCGGGGACCACGAAGTGTTTTGTGGGTGGTGGAGGTCACGAAATGACAATGTTCAAAAGGCGATTTCAGCAAACCTTTGGCGATAAGCCCGGCGGGATGCGCCATATCACATAATACAAAAGCGTTGATTTCGTCGGCTACGGCGCGGATGCGGGCGTAGTCCCAGTCGCGGCTGTAAGCGGAAGCGCCGCAAATAATCAGTTTGGGTTTTTCTTCGCGGGCCACTCTTTCCAGCATATCATAGTCTACAAGCCCGGTTTCCCTTGTAACACCGTAGAATACAGGCTGATAGAGCTTCCCGGAGAAGTTCACGGGCGACCCGTGCGTAAGGTGTCCACCCATGCTGAGGTCCAGTCCCAGGATTTTATCACCGGGTTGCAGGATGGCCAGCATAACGGCGGCATTGGCTTGTGCGCCGCTATGGGGCTGCACGTTGGCGTATTCGCAATTGAAAATTTCTTTCAGGCGGTCGATGGCGAGTTGTTCCGTTTGGTCCACCACTTCGCATCCGCCATAATAACGGCGTCCGGGGTAACCTTCCGCATATTTATTGGTTAATACGCTTCCCATGGCCTGCATTACCTGGAGGCTGGTGAAATTCTCGGAGGCAATCAGTTCAATGCCGTGACGTTGACGTTCGAGCTCTTTTCCTATGAGGTCGAATACGAGGGTATCTCTTTGCATGGCGCAAAGATATATTGTTTGGTTAAATATTGTAATTTGCCCGCCGTAAGGAACTCAAATACATTTGATGAAGGCGATTATACCGGTAGCAGGGGCAGGCACCAAACTCCGCCCCCATACATATACACAGCCCAAAGCGCTGATCCCTCTTGCTGGCAGGTCCATCCTGAGCATCATCATCGACCAGCTTGTGGAGGCCGGAATACGCGATTTTGTGTTCATCGTAGGTTACCTCGGGGATAAGATCCAGGATTATGTGAAAGAAAATTACCCTTCGTTGAACGCCCACTTCGTTGTGCAGTCTGAAAGACAGGGCCTGGGACACGCTATATATCTTACCAAAGAAATCGTAGGGGAAGACGAAATGTTCATCGTACTCGGCGACTCCATCTGCGAATACGATGTGAAAGCCGTTGTGGCCCAAGACAGTTCGCTGCTAGGTGTAAAAAAAGTGGATGATCCCCGCAATTTCGGTGTGGCGGAAATGGATGAGGAAGGCCTGATTACCCGGGTGGTGGAGAAACCACATATTCCGAAATCGAACCTGGCTTTGGTGGGCATCTATAAAATCAGGGAAACGAAATTCCTCTTCAATTGCCTGGAGAACAACATTCAGAACGGCATTAAGGCGCACGGGGAATTCAACCTTACCGATGCCATCGAATGTATGATCAAACACGGCGCCAGGCTGCGTACATTTAAAGTGCAGAACTGGTTCGATTGCGGAAGAAAAGATTCGCTCCTCGCTTCCAATGCCACCTTGCTGAAGAAACTTGGCGGCAGCATTCCCGAAGGTTCTAATTTCGAGAACTCCATCATCGTACCACCGGTAAGTATCGCGCCGGGTTGTACCATAAAAAATTCCATCATCGGCCCCAATGTTGCCGTTGGGGAACATGCCACCATCGATTCCTCCATCATCAAAGATTCCATCATCGGCTCTTACGCCGACCTCTATGATATCGTATTGATTCAATCCCTGATCGGAAGTGATACTGAAGTGAAAGGAGAAAGCCGTAGCCTGAACATCGGGGACAATACGGAGATTGACCTGGGGAAACAGTAGTAATGCTGAATTTTGGATGTTGAATTTTGAATTACCATGCTTTCCAACCTCTTTCAAATAAAATATCCCATCATCCAGGCGGGTATGGTATGGGCATCAGGTTGGCGTTTAGCCAGTGCTGTTAGTAATGCCGGTGGCCTGGGATTGCTGGGTGCGGGCAGTATGTACCCGGATGTGCTGCGCGAACATATTCGTAAATGCAAAGCGGCCACAGATAAGCCTTTCGGTGTGAACATCCCATTGTTGTATCCGGGCATTGAGGCGCTGATCGAAATTATTAAAGAAGAAAAAGTTCCCATCGTATTTACTTCAGCCGGAAATCCCGCTACCTGGACGCCGGTTTTAAAAGCGGCCGGCATTAAAGTGGTGCATGTAGTCAGCAGCAGCAAATTCGCGAAGAAAGCGGAAGATGCGGGTTGCGATGCCGTGGTGGCAGAAGGTTTTGAAGCGGGCGGCCATAATGGAAGAGAAGAGACCACTACGATGGTGCTGATTCCAGCCGTGGTAAAGGCCGTTTCCATCCCGGTGATTGCGGCGGGCGGCATTGCTACAGGAAGACAAATGCTTGCGGCATTGGCGTTAGGCGCTTCGGGCGTGCAAGTGGGCACACGGTTCGTGGCCAGTGAAGAAGCTTCTTCGCATCCCGCGTTTAAGCATGCGGTGCTCCAAAGCAAGGAAGGAGACACCATGCTTTCCATGAAACAACTGGTGCCCGTTCGGTTACTGAAGAATGATTTCTTCCTCCAGGTACAGGCGGCTGAACAAAAAGGCGCGTCTCCCGAAATATTGAAAACAATACTTGGAAGGGCGCGCGCCAAAAAAGGCATGTTTGAAGGTGATATGCAGGAAGGCGAACTGGAAATAGGCCAGGTAAGCGCCCTCGTGGATACCATTCAGCCGGCCGCTGCCATCGTTACTGAATTGTGGAACGAATACCAGGACGCGAAACTTGCGCTCTGCGACCAATAATTATTTAACCAGGTATTTTGTGCTCACCCATCCTTCCAGGTCATTGATGTTGTGCACTTTCCCGATCACGTCTACAAAGCTCCAGTTGCCTTCTCTTTTTAAGACTTCCACCTTAGTGTCTGCGGGCAATGGGTTGGTGATGGGTTCATACTGTGTGCCCGGGCCTTTCCGGATATTGACCGCCGTACTGGTTTTATAAGTGTCCAGCGCGTCGTCTTTCCGGCCCATGATCTTGGAGCGGAAGCTGTTCATCGGGAAAGCCGGTCCCGGATCACTTTTGCGGATGGGCGAAATATCATCGTGTCCCACCACATCCTCAAGGCCGTAAGTTTTCACGAGCAGCGCGCCGATCTCAGCGGTCACCTGGAGCTGTTCCTCGGTGTATTCGTGCCAGGCCTGTTCCCGTTGTTCGTTTTTGTGGATGCCCATATAAACATCGCTTTCGGGCACGGTACGTTTGTCTACCGGGCATATCCAGGCGTTTCCCGAACGGCTCAGTCTTCCGCCGTTCACCAGTTCAATGCCAATCGAATAGCGGTTCAGCCCGTTGTAACCGTTCCACCTGCTTTCACCTGCGTGCCAGGTGACTACATCAAATGGCGCGAACTGAATGATGGAGCCGTCGCGGTCGATGATGAGGTGGGCGGAGGCGCTGGCCGTTTTATTAAGAAACCAGGATACGGAACCCGCGGCCCTGGTAACCGCCGTGTAATGAATTACGAGGAAAATGGGTGTGTATTTACCGCCTTTGTTGGGTGTGGGGTGGTAAGTAACCTGTTTGCCATCGTTGCCGAAAAGCAGGTTGTTGACGATTTTCATGCTGATAGGTTGTTAGTGATGAATAAATGATGACCGCGTTGCAGCGGTGTTTCACTATTAATCAAAGCATTCAACCATTTACCAACAGGAACAGGAAATAAAATCCCACATAAGTTAAACATTCCTTGCTGAACGAACAAGAAATGATGAGACCCAAAAAAGATGGGCATGATAAACTTATCAATTTTCGGCTTTGATGGGGTAATTTTTTGCAAGTGTTCTATGAACACCTAATATAAATTTGTCTCGGTCATTGGAGAAGTCGGTTTTTACCGGGGAATGAAAATCTGTAAAAAGGTTTAGGGTGCGCGAGTTGCGTACCCGTTTCGATTGTTGCTATCTGCATTTAATATCCGCGCTCATATTTTTTTAAACCAATTAACTAACACGCTAATCAAACTTGGCTTATGAGGATTCTCATGCTATTTCTCATTTGTTGCCTCGTGGGTAACACCCTACGGGCTCAACAGGTTACCGGTACCGTAAAGGACGATATGGGCAGCCCTATGCAGGCTGTATCTGTTCTTGTACGTGGCACCGGCGCCGCTGCGCAAACGAACGACAAAGGCGTCTTTTCGGTAAAGGCCGCAGGCAATGCCACCCTTGAAATTTCCATGGTAGGTTTCACCACACAGGTCATCGCTGTAAACAACAGGAGCGATATTGATGTGGTGCTGAAACCTACGGACAGCCGAATGGATGAGGTGATGGTGGTAGGCTACCAGAAAATTTCCAGGAAGAAGAACACCGCCGCCGTATCCAGTATCTCGGGCAAGGAACTCGCCAACCTTCCGGCCGCCAGTTTCGATCAGTTGCTACAGGGCCGCCTGGCAGGGGTGAACGTCCAGAACTTTACGGGAGAACCTGGGGCAACGCCTTCGGTTCAGGTAAGGGGTAACAACTCCATCAGCCGCGATTATGATCAGTATGCAGTAATCAACCAGCCATTGTATGTGGTGGATGGTGTGCCTCAGCCCGCACAGGAGAACTACAACCCTGGTATGGGAACGGGTACCAACTTTATCGCAGGCATCAGTCCGCAGGACATTGAAAGCATCGACGTACTGCGCGATGCTTCCGCCGCTGCCATCTATGGTTCCAGGGCCGCGAACGGGGTGATCATGATTACTACTAAAAAAGGGGTAAACACCGAGCCGCGTGTAAATCTCTCGATCTTTACAGGGTTTACGCAGCGGCCTGAATTAAGGAATGCTTCGATAGGGGTTACGGAAAGAAGACAAAAGCTTGATCTGCTGGGCGACCTGCTGGCGCAAAGTCGTATTGACGCGAATTACATGAGAAATTTGCCGTACCTGCTGAGTGACAGCCTTAACCCGGCTTATAATGCCAATACAGATTGGCAGGATATGTTTTACCAGGTGGGCAGAGTAAACAGCGCTGATCTTGGATTGAGTGGCGGTGGGCAGGGAGGAATGACTTATCGCTTCAGCACTACATATTATGACGAAGAAGGTATTTTGAAAGCAACGGGCTTTACCCGTTATACCATGCGCCTGAATCTTATGTCCAGGGCCATGCGGCAGAAACTTACCATTAACCCGATAATTTCCTATAGCAGAACGCAAAGAGCAAGAGGTTCCGGATCCGTAGGACTTTCATCCACCACTATGCCAAGCTCTCTTTTCAACCTGACCGAGGCGAAGAAAGCCGGTATGTTGGGCGCCTACAATGAGAATCTCGATGAGAACCTGAACGGTATGTTCTCCCTGAATATGAACCTTGGTTATGAGTTTTCCCGCAAGTTCAACTTTACGTCCCAATCATCTTACATGATGAATGACGCGAGAAGGGATTACAACAGGACGAATGAGCTCAACGGAGGTCAGGGTAACTACTCTTCCGCTTACAGCAGTGTGGGTTTGAATGTGCGTACTTCCAACTACTTTACTTATATAAACCACTTCGGAAAGCATAACCTCAATCTGATTTTTGGCACGGATGCCGAGTTCAACCAATATAAGGATGTTTTTGCCTCCGGAAGTAACGGTGTAGCCGATCAGATCCAGGTGGTGGCTGGCTTCCAGCAAAGAAACCTCAGTGCCTCTTCCAGCTACAATGCCCATGGCTTGTTATCAGCATACACCAGGGTTGCTTACGATTTTAAAGACAGGTATATTCTCTCAGGGGTAATTCGTGGTGACGCATCCTCCCGCTTCGGTGAAAACAATAAATGGGGCTTTTTCCCCGCGGCTTCGGCAGCATGGCTCATTTCAGAGGAAGATTTCATGCGCGACAAGTTTCGTAATCTCTCTCTCCTGAAATTGAGGGCCACCTATGGTTCTTCCGGTAACCTTCCCGGGAACAACTACCTCGCTTATGATCTTTACAGGGTTAATGCCGGCGGATACTTTGGTAGTTCAGGCGCCACCTCTTATAATGGCGTGGCCGCCATCACGCCTAATTTTGTGAATGGCGTGGCCCAACCAGGCATCAGCTGGGAGAAATCCAGTGAATGGAACATTGGTATAGAAACTGAATGGTACAACGGGAAATACCAGGCGATGTTTGATATCTATAACAGGGAAAGGAAACAAACATTGATGGATGTTATCCTTCCTGTAACAACCGGGTACGACTATGCCAAAACCAACTCTGTAGGTATCCGTAACTATGGCGCTGAACTGGTGCTGCAGGCCAACCCACTGCCCAGGCAGGGAGCCCTGAGCTGGATGAGTCGCCTGAACATCTCATACAACCGTAACCAGGTGATGTCACTTCCCAATGATGGAAGAGATATTATTTTCTCCAACGGCTCTTTCGATAAAACACATATCCTGTCAGTAGGAAAGGCCATCAATACATTTTATCTCTATCATACAAGAGGTATTTTCTCCGACCTTACAGATATTCCCGTTAACCCCTATACCGGGGATCGCTATGGCGTGGGTTCCGTGAGTTCAGGGTCTACCTCTCCTTATCAACCAGGCGATATGTGGTTTTATGATCTGGACAATGATTACAGGATAAACCCTTTCAACGACAACATGAATCCGGATAAAATCCCTTATGGTGATCCAAATCCCAAATTCACCGGCGGATGGTTGAATAATTTCACGTTTAAGAATTTTACACTGGGGGTATTCACCACATTCGTGTTTGACCGGGATGTCCTGAATCTTTTTGAATCTGATATCTATGACAGTTTCTCTTCCAATAGTGATCTTGGCCGCTTCGCGGATCTTTCCCTGCCCGATTTCTCAAAACTGAACATGTGGAGAAAACCCGGTGATCAGGCCGATTACCCGATGTTTCCGATCAACACTTACCGCTACTATTATGTAAGGGGCCAGAGTTTCTTCGTAGACAAAGGTGATTTCGTGCGCATTAAGAGCATCAACGTAGGGTATAATATCGGAGAATCGCTGCTCAAGAAGTTAAAGCTCCGCCAGTTGTATTTCTACGGCGTAATGGACAATGTACTGATGTTCCAGCGTTCAGAAAGATTACCTGATGCTGAAGCGGTTGATTTTTACGGGCAGTACTCCGGTGGAGGATATCCGATTCCGAAAAAATACACGATAGGCGTACAGGTTCAGTTTTAATTCAAAAATGGAAAAAATGAAAAGGAAACTATTCTTCAATATACTGCTCCTTTGCAGTCTGGGAACGCTTTTTTCCTGTAAGAAATTACTCGAACAGGAGCCAAAGAACTCAACATATGGCGATGCGTTCTGGTCCGACCCCAGAGCCGGGGCCAACGCGGTGGCAGGCAATTATGCTTTGCTGAGAGACGCACTGTCTACAGGCATATACAATACTTGGAACAGGTATTATATGTATGGAGATGCCGCGGCTGATATTGAATATGCCATGAGGTACAACGACGGGCAGGGAAACGCAGAGGTGCATTCTGGAAGATTCGAAAGTAATTACACTGTGCTGGCTCTTGGCGATTGGAGCGGCTATCTCAGAACCGTAGCGATGGCCAACATCGTTTATAAAAAGATGTCGGAAGTGCCCGATGAATTGCTGAACTACCACCAGGACCCCATCACTTACAGGAACAATGTACTGGGGCAGGCCCTGTTTATCCGGGCACTCACTTATTTTATGATGGTAAGGATATGGGGCGATGTTCCGCTGG
Proteins encoded in this region:
- a CDS encoding sugar phosphate nucleotidyltransferase, encoding MKAIIPVAGAGTKLRPHTYTQPKALIPLAGRSILSIIIDQLVEAGIRDFVFIVGYLGDKIQDYVKENYPSLNAHFVVQSERQGLGHAIYLTKEIVGEDEMFIVLGDSICEYDVKAVVAQDSSLLGVKKVDDPRNFGVAEMDEEGLITRVVEKPHIPKSNLALVGIYKIRETKFLFNCLENNIQNGIKAHGEFNLTDAIECMIKHGARLRTFKVQNWFDCGRKDSLLASNATLLKKLGGSIPEGSNFENSIIVPPVSIAPGCTIKNSIIGPNVAVGEHATIDSSIIKDSIIGSYADLYDIVLIQSLIGSDTEVKGESRSLNIGDNTEIDLGKQ
- a CDS encoding SusC/RagA family TonB-linked outer membrane protein translates to MRILMLFLICCLVGNTLRAQQVTGTVKDDMGSPMQAVSVLVRGTGAAAQTNDKGVFSVKAAGNATLEISMVGFTTQVIAVNNRSDIDVVLKPTDSRMDEVMVVGYQKISRKKNTAAVSSISGKELANLPAASFDQLLQGRLAGVNVQNFTGEPGATPSVQVRGNNSISRDYDQYAVINQPLYVVDGVPQPAQENYNPGMGTGTNFIAGISPQDIESIDVLRDASAAAIYGSRAANGVIMITTKKGVNTEPRVNLSIFTGFTQRPELRNASIGVTERRQKLDLLGDLLAQSRIDANYMRNLPYLLSDSLNPAYNANTDWQDMFYQVGRVNSADLGLSGGGQGGMTYRFSTTYYDEEGILKATGFTRYTMRLNLMSRAMRQKLTINPIISYSRTQRARGSGSVGLSSTTMPSSLFNLTEAKKAGMLGAYNENLDENLNGMFSLNMNLGYEFSRKFNFTSQSSYMMNDARRDYNRTNELNGGQGNYSSAYSSVGLNVRTSNYFTYINHFGKHNLNLIFGTDAEFNQYKDVFASGSNGVADQIQVVAGFQQRNLSASSSYNAHGLLSAYTRVAYDFKDRYILSGVIRGDASSRFGENNKWGFFPAASAAWLISEEDFMRDKFRNLSLLKLRATYGSSGNLPGNNYLAYDLYRVNAGGYFGSSGATSYNGVAAITPNFVNGVAQPGISWEKSSEWNIGIETEWYNGKYQAMFDIYNRERKQTLMDVILPVTTGYDYAKTNSVGIRNYGAELVLQANPLPRQGALSWMSRLNISYNRNQVMSLPNDGRDIIFSNGSFDKTHILSVGKAINTFYLYHTRGIFSDLTDIPVNPYTGDRYGVGSVSSGSTSPYQPGDMWFYDLDNDYRINPFNDNMNPDKIPYGDPNPKFTGGWLNNFTFKNFTLGVFTTFVFDRDVLNLFESDIYDSFSSNSDLGRFADLSLPDFSKLNMWRKPGDQADYPMFPINTYRYYYVRGQSFFVDKGDFVRIKSINVGYNIGESLLKKLKLRQLYFYGVMDNVLMFQRSERLPDAEAVDFYGQYSGGGYPIPKKYTIGVQVQF
- the glyA gene encoding serine hydroxymethyltransferase, with amino-acid sequence MQRDTLVFDLIGKELERQRHGIELIASENFTSLQVMQAMGSVLTNKYAEGYPGRRYYGGCEVVDQTEQLAIDRLKEIFNCEYANVQPHSGAQANAAVMLAILQPGDKILGLDLSMGGHLTHGSPVNFSGKLYQPVFYGVTRETGLVDYDMLERVAREEKPKLIICGASAYSRDWDYARIRAVADEINAFVLCDMAHPAGLIAKGLLKSPFEHCHFVTSTTHKTLRGPRGGVIMMHKDFENPFGLTDVKGNTRMMSNLIDMAVFPGTQGGPLEHVIAAKAVAFGEILSDEFTVYAQQVIKNAQAMAKAFTDRGYQIISGGTDNHLMLIDLRNKNISGKKAELVLGKADITANKNMVPYDDKSAFVTSGIRFGVAAITSRGMKEEHMEFVVNAIDKALMNADDEAVLEGLRKEVNGFMKDFPLYPEL
- a CDS encoding N-acetylmuramoyl-L-alanine amidase, which produces MKIVNNLLFGNDGKQVTYHPTPNKGGKYTPIFLVIHYTAVTRAAGSVSWFLNKTASASAHLIIDRDGSIIQFAPFDVVTWHAGESRWNGYNGLNRYSIGIELVNGGRLSRSGNAWICPVDKRTVPESDVYMGIHKNEQREQAWHEYTEEQLQVTAEIGALLVKTYGLEDVVGHDDISPIRKSDPGPAFPMNSFRSKIMGRKDDALDTYKTSTAVNIRKGPGTQYEPITNPLPADTKVEVLKREGNWSFVDVIGKVHNINDLEGWVSTKYLVK
- a CDS encoding nitronate monooxygenase family protein, with translation MLSNLFQIKYPIIQAGMVWASGWRLASAVSNAGGLGLLGAGSMYPDVLREHIRKCKAATDKPFGVNIPLLYPGIEALIEIIKEEKVPIVFTSAGNPATWTPVLKAAGIKVVHVVSSSKFAKKAEDAGCDAVVAEGFEAGGHNGREETTTMVLIPAVVKAVSIPVIAAGGIATGRQMLAALALGASGVQVGTRFVASEEASSHPAFKHAVLQSKEGDTMLSMKQLVPVRLLKNDFFLQVQAAEQKGASPEILKTILGRARAKKGMFEGDMQEGELEIGQVSALVDTIQPAAAIVTELWNEYQDAKLALCDQ